A section of the Mastomys coucha isolate ucsf_1 unplaced genomic scaffold, UCSF_Mcou_1 pScaffold15, whole genome shotgun sequence genome encodes:
- the Cpne1 gene encoding copine-1 isoform X2, translated as MAHCVTLVQLSVSCDHLIDKDIGSKSDPLCVLLQDVGGAWAELCRTERVRNCSSPAFSKTLQIEYHFETVQKLRFGIYDIDNKTPELGDDDFLGGAECSLGQIVSSQSLTLPLMLKPGKPAGRGTITVSAQELKDSRVVTMEVEARNLDKKDFLGKSDPFLEFFRQGDGKWQLAYRTEVVKNNLNPTWKRFSVSLQHFCGGDLSTPIQVRCSDYDSDGSHDLIGTFHTTLAQLQAVPAEFECVHPEKQQRKKSYRNSGTVCVKTCRVETEYSFLDYVMGGCQINFTVGVDFTGSNGDPSSPDSLHYLSPTGVNEYLTALWSVGSVVQDYDSDKLFPAFGFGAQVPPDWQVSHEFALNFNPSNPYCAGIQGIVDAYRQALPRVRLYGPTNFAPIINHVARFAAQAAQQRMASQYFVLLLLTDGAVTDVEATCKAVVEASKLPMSVIIVGVGGADFEVMEQLDADGGPLRTRSGEAAARDIVQFVPYRRFQNAPRETLAQTVLAEVPTQMISYFKAQGWAPLKAPATPAKGPAQAPQA; from the exons ATGGCCCATTGTGTGACCTTGGTTCAGCTGTCCGTTTCCTGTGACCATCTCATTGACAAGGACATTGGCTCCAAGTCTGACCCACTCTGTGTCCTTTTACAGGATGTGGGAGGGGCCTGGGCTGAG CTTTGCCGGACTGAACGTGTTCGCAATTGCTCAAGCCCTGCGTTCTCCAAGACTCTGCAGATAGAATACCACTTTGAGACTGTGCAGAAGCTACGCTTCGGGATCTACGACATAGACAACAAGACACCGGAGCTGGGGGACGATGACTTCCTGGGGGGAGCTGAATGTTCCCTAGGTCAG ATTGTATCCAGCCAGTCGCTGACTCTGCCCTTGATGTTGAAGCCTGGGAAGCCTGCAGGCCGGGGAACCATTACA GTCTCAGCTCAGGAGCTAAAGGACAGCCGTGTAGTCACCATGGAGGTGGAAGCCAGAAACCTAGATAAGAAG GACTTCCTAGGAAAATCTGATCCATTCTTAGAGTTCTTCCGGCAAGGTGATGGGAAGTGGCAGCTGGCATACAGAACTGAG GTAGTCAAGAACAACCTGAACCCTACCTGGAAGCGCTTCTCAGTCTCTCTTCAGCATTTCTGCGGTGGGGACCTCAGTACACCCATCCAG GTGCGCTGTTCAGACTATGACAGTGACGGGTCACATGATCTCATTGGTACCTTCCACACCACCTTGGCCCAACTGCAAGCAGTCCCG GCTGAGTTTGAATGTGTCCACcctgagaagcagcagagaaagaaaagctacaGGAACTCTGGAACCGTCTGTGTCAAGACTTGCCGG GTGGAAACAGAGTACTCCTTCCTGGACTATGTGATGGGCGGCTGCCAGATCAACTTCACT GTGGGTGTGGACTTCACTGGCTCCAATGGCGACCCATCCTCACCTGACTCCCTGCATTATCTGAGCCCTACAGGAGTCAACGAGTATCTGACAGCACTGTGGAGTGTGGGCAGCGTGGTTCAAGACTATGACTC AGACAAGCTGTTTCCCGCATTTGGGTTTGGAGCCCAGGTGCCCCCTGATTGGCAG GTCTCACATGAGTTTGCCTTGAACTTCAATCCCAGTAATCCGTATTGTGCAG GCATTCAGGGTATCGTAGACGCGTACCGTCAAGCACTGCCCCGGGTTCGTCTCTATGGCCCCACCAACTTTGCACCCATCATCAACCATGTGGCCAGGTTTGCAGCCCAGGCTgcacagcagaggatggcctcg CAATACTTCGTACTGTTGCTTTTGACTGACGGCGCTGTGACAGATGTGGAGGCCACATGTAAGGCTGTGGTGGAAGCCTCAAAGCTGCCCATGTCCGTGatcattgtgggtgtgggtggtgCTGACTTTGAGGTCATGGAGCAGCTGGATGCTGATGGTGGCCCACTTCGTACACGCTCTGGAGAAGCAGCTGCCCGAGACATAGTGCAGTTTGTGCCTTATCGACGATTTCAGAAT GCTCCACGGGAGACACTTGCACAGACTGTACTTGCAGAAGTGCCCACTCAGATGATTTCCTACTTCAAAGCCCAAGGCTGGGCCCCGTTAAAAGCCCCTGCAACCCCAGCCAAAGGCCCCGCACAGGCCCCGCAGGCATAG
- the Cpne1 gene encoding copine-1 isoform X3 produces the protein MAVVIRLQGLPIVAGTMDIRHFFSGLTIPDGGVHIVGGELGEAFIVFATDEDARLGMMRTGGTIKGSKVTLLLSSKTEMQNMIELSRRRFETANLDIPPANASRSGPPPSSGMSSRVNLPATVPNFNNPSPSVVTATTSVHESNKNIQTFSTASVGTAPPTMGTSFGSPTFSSTIPSTASPMNTVPPPPIPPIPAMPSLPPLPSIPPIPVPPPVPTLPPVPPVPPIPPVPTVPPMTTLPPMSGMPPLNPPPVAPLPAGMNGSGTPMGLNNNLNPVFLGPLNTVNPIQMNSQSSVKSLPINPDDLYVSVHGMPFSAMENDVREFFHGLRVDAVHLLKDHVGRNNGNGLVKFLSPQDTFEALKRNRMLMIQRYVEVSPATERQWVAAGGHITFKQSMGPSGQAHPPPQTLPRSKSPSGQKRSRSRSPHEAGFCVYLKGLPFEAENKHVIDFFKKLDIVEDSIYIAYGPNGKATGEGFVEFRNDADYKAALCRHKQYMGNRFIQVHPITKKGMLEKIDMIRKRLQNLSYEQREMVLNPEGDVSSAKVCAHITNIPFSITKMDVLQFLEGIPVDENAVHVLVDNNGQGLGQALVQFKTEDDAHKSEHLHRKKLNGREAFVHIVTLEDMREIEKNPPAQGKKGLKIPVPGNPAVPVIPNAGMPTAGIPTAGIPSAGIPGAGIPSAGMPGSGMPSAGMPGSGMPAIPGAGIPSAGGEEHVFLTVGSKEANNGPPFNFPGNFGGPNAFGPPLPPPGLGGAFGDVRPVMPSVGNSGLPGLGLEVPGFGGAPNNISGPAGFGGIPQNFGNGPGSLNAPPGFGSGPPGLGSVPGHLSGPPAFGPGPGPGPIHIGGPPGFGASSGKPGPTIIKVQNMPFTVSIDEILDFFYGYQVIPGSVCLKYNEKGMPTGEAMVAFESRDEATAAVIDLNDRPIGSRKVKLMAHCVTLVQLSVSCDHLIDKDIGSKSDPLCVLLQDVGGAWAELCRTERVRNCSSPAFSKTLQIEYHFETVQKLRFGIYDIDNKTPELGDDDFLGGAECSLGQIVSSQSLTLPLMLKPGKPAGRGTITVSAQELKDSRVVTMEVEARNLDKKDFLGKSDPFLEFFRQGDGKWQLAYRTEVVKNNLNPTWKRFSVSLQHFCGGDLSTPIQVRCSDYDSDGSHDLIGTFHTTLAQLQAVPAEFECVHPEKQQRKKSYRNSGTVCVKTCRVETEYSFLDYVMGGCQINFTVGVDFTGSNGDPSSPDSLHYLSPTGVNEYLTALWSVGSVVQDYDSDKLFPAFGFGAQVPPDWQVSHEFALNFNPSNPYCAGIQGIVDAYRQALPRVRLYGPTNFAPIINHVARFAAQAAQQRMASQYFVLLLLTDGAVTDVEATCKAVVEASKLPMSVIIVGVGGADFEVMEQLDADGGPLRTRSGEAAARDIVQFVPYRRFQNAPRETLAQTVLAEVPTQMISYFKAQGWAPLKAPATPAKGPAQAPQA, from the exons ATGGCTGTGGTCATCCGTTTGCAAGGTCTCCCAATTGTGGCGGGGACCATGGACATTCGCCACTTCTTCTCTGGATTGACCATCCCCGATGGGGGCGTGCATATTGTAGGGGGTGAACTGGGTGAGGCTTTCATCGTTTTTGCCACTGATGAAGATGCAAGGCTTGGTATGATGCGCACAGGTGGTACAATTAAAGGGTCAAAAGTAACACTGTTATTGAGTAGTAAAACAGAAATGCAGAATATGATTGAACTGAGTCGTAGGCGTTTTGAAACTGCCAACTTAGATATTCCACCAGCAAATGCTAGTAGATCAGGACCGCCACCTAGCTCAGGGATGAGCAGCAGGGTAAACTTGCCAGCAACAGTACCCAACTTTAATAATCCTTCGCCAAGTGTAGTAACTGCTACTACTTCTGTTCATGAGAGCAACAAAAACATACAGACATTTTCCACAGCCAGCGTAGGAACTGCTCCTCCAACTATGGGGACTTCTTTTGGGAGTCCAACATTCAGCTCAACCATTCCGAGTACAGCTTCTCCAATGAACACAGTCCCACCACCACCAATTCCTCCAATCCCAGCGATGCCATCTTTGCCACCGCTGCCATCAATTCCCCCAATACCAGTTCCTCCTCCGGTACCAACATTGCCTCCTGTGCCACCTGTTCCTCCCATTCCCCCAGTCCCTACTGTGCCACCTATGACCACATTGCCTCCTATGTCAGGCATGCCACCCTTGAATCCACCACCTGTGGCACCTCTACCTGCTGGAATGAATGGCTCTGGAACACCTATGGGTCTGAACAATAATCTGAACCCTGTGTTTTTGGGTCCATTAAATACTGTTAACCCTATACAGATGAATTCTCAAAGCAGCGTGAAGTCTCTTCCCATCAACCCTGACGATCTGTACGTGAGTGTGCATGGAATGCCCTTTTCTGCAATGGAAAATGATGTCAGAGAGTTTTTCCATGGGCTCCGAGTTGATGCAGTGCATTTGTTAAAAGATCATGTAGGTCGGAATAATGGGAATGGATTGGTTAAGTTTCTCTCCCCTCAAGATACATTTGAAGCTTTGAAACGGAACAGAATGCTGATGATTCAACGCTATGTGGAAGTCAGTCCTGCCACAGAGAGACAGTGGGTAGCTGCTGGAGGTCATATCACTTTTAAGCAAAGTATGGGGCCTTCTGGACAAGCCCACCCTCCTCCGCAGACACTTCCAAGGTCAAAATCGCCCAGTGGGCAGAAAAGGTCAAGATCAAGATCACCACATGAGGCTGGTTTTTGTGTTTACTTAAAAGGGCTACCATTTGAAGCGGAAAACAAAcatgtcattgatttttttaagaagTTGGATATTGTGGAAGATAGTATTTATATAGCTTATGGACCCAATGGGAAAGCAACTGGTGAAGGCTTTGTAGAATTCAGGAATGATGCTGACTATAAGGCTGCTCTCTGTCGTCATAAACAATACATGGGCAATCGCTTTATTCAAGTTCATCCAATAACTAAGAAAGGTATGCTAGAAAAGATAGATATGATTCGAAAACGACTTCAGAACTTGAGCTACGAGCAGAGGGAAATGGTGTTAAATCCAGAGGGGGACGTCAGTTCTGCCAAAGTCTGTGCCCATATCACAAACATTCCATTTAGCATTACCAAGATGGATGTTCTTCAGTTCCTAGAAGGAATCCCAGTGGATGAGAATGCTGTACATGTTCTTGTTGATAACAATGGGCAGGGTTTAGGACAAGCATTGGTTCAGTTTAAAACTGAAGATGATGCACATAAATCTGAACACTTACACCGTAAAAAGCTGAATGGGAGAGAAGCTTTTGTTCATATAGTTACCCTAGAAGATatgagagagattgagaaaaatCCCCCAGCCCAAGGAAAAAAGGGCCTAAAGATACCTGTTCCAGGTAATCCTGCAGTACCAGTGATACCTAATGCAGGGATGCCCACTGCTGGAATTCCCACTGCCGGAATACCCAGTGCTGGAATACCAGGTGCTGGAATACCCAGTGCTGGGATGCCGGGCTCTGGGATGCCTAGTGCTGGGATGCCAGGCTCTGGAATGCCCG CAATACCTGGTGCTGGCATCCCCAGTGCAGGAGGAGAAGAGCATGTCTTCCTGACTGTAGGATCAAAGGAGGCCAATAATGGGCCACCATTTAACTTCCCTGGTAATTTTGGTGGGCCCAATGCCTTTGGGCCACCACTCCCTCCTCCAGGATTAGGGGGTGCCTTTGGTGATGTTAGGCCTGTTATGCCTTCGGTTGGAAATAGTGGTTTGCCTGGCCTAGGACTGGAAGTTCCAGGTTTTGGAGGTGCACCAAATAATATAAGTGGTCCAGCAGGATTTGGGGGGATCCCTCAGAACTTTGGAAATGGCCCAGGTAGTTTAAATGCTCCTCCTGGTTTTGGAAGTGGACCCCCTGGTCTTGGAAGTGTTCCTGGGCATTTGAGTGGGCCTCCAGCCtttgggcctgggcctgggcctggcccGATCCATATTGGAGGTCCCCCTGGCTTTGGAGCTAGCTCTGGAAAACCAGGACCTACAATAATTAAGGTGCAGAACATGCCTTTTACTGTATCTATTGATgaaattttagatttcttttatggTTATCAAGTAATTCCAGGTTCAGTATgtttaaaatacaatgaaaaaggTATGCCTACTGGTGAAGCCATGGTGGCTTTTGAATCTCGGGATGAAGCCACAGCTGCTGTCATTGACTTAAATGATAGGCCTATAGGTTCAAGAAAGGTAAAACTC ATGGCCCATTGTGTGACCTTGGTTCAGCTGTCCGTTTCCTGTGACCATCTCATTGACAAGGACATTGGCTCCAAGTCTGACCCACTCTGTGTCCTTTTACAGGATGTGGGAGGGGCCTGGGCTGAG CTTTGCCGGACTGAACGTGTTCGCAATTGCTCAAGCCCTGCGTTCTCCAAGACTCTGCAGATAGAATACCACTTTGAGACTGTGCAGAAGCTACGCTTCGGGATCTACGACATAGACAACAAGACACCGGAGCTGGGGGACGATGACTTCCTGGGGGGAGCTGAATGTTCCCTAGGTCAG ATTGTATCCAGCCAGTCGCTGACTCTGCCCTTGATGTTGAAGCCTGGGAAGCCTGCAGGCCGGGGAACCATTACA GTCTCAGCTCAGGAGCTAAAGGACAGCCGTGTAGTCACCATGGAGGTGGAAGCCAGAAACCTAGATAAGAAG GACTTCCTAGGAAAATCTGATCCATTCTTAGAGTTCTTCCGGCAAGGTGATGGGAAGTGGCAGCTGGCATACAGAACTGAG GTAGTCAAGAACAACCTGAACCCTACCTGGAAGCGCTTCTCAGTCTCTCTTCAGCATTTCTGCGGTGGGGACCTCAGTACACCCATCCAG GTGCGCTGTTCAGACTATGACAGTGACGGGTCACATGATCTCATTGGTACCTTCCACACCACCTTGGCCCAACTGCAAGCAGTCCCG GCTGAGTTTGAATGTGTCCACcctgagaagcagcagagaaagaaaagctacaGGAACTCTGGAACCGTCTGTGTCAAGACTTGCCGG GTGGAAACAGAGTACTCCTTCCTGGACTATGTGATGGGCGGCTGCCAGATCAACTTCACT GTGGGTGTGGACTTCACTGGCTCCAATGGCGACCCATCCTCACCTGACTCCCTGCATTATCTGAGCCCTACAGGAGTCAACGAGTATCTGACAGCACTGTGGAGTGTGGGCAGCGTGGTTCAAGACTATGACTC AGACAAGCTGTTTCCCGCATTTGGGTTTGGAGCCCAGGTGCCCCCTGATTGGCAG GTCTCACATGAGTTTGCCTTGAACTTCAATCCCAGTAATCCGTATTGTGCAG GCATTCAGGGTATCGTAGACGCGTACCGTCAAGCACTGCCCCGGGTTCGTCTCTATGGCCCCACCAACTTTGCACCCATCATCAACCATGTGGCCAGGTTTGCAGCCCAGGCTgcacagcagaggatggcctcg CAATACTTCGTACTGTTGCTTTTGACTGACGGCGCTGTGACAGATGTGGAGGCCACATGTAAGGCTGTGGTGGAAGCCTCAAAGCTGCCCATGTCCGTGatcattgtgggtgtgggtggtgCTGACTTTGAGGTCATGGAGCAGCTGGATGCTGATGGTGGCCCACTTCGTACACGCTCTGGAGAAGCAGCTGCCCGAGACATAGTGCAGTTTGTGCCTTATCGACGATTTCAGAAT GCTCCACGGGAGACACTTGCACAGACTGTACTTGCAGAAGTGCCCACTCAGATGATTTCCTACTTCAAAGCCCAAGGCTGGGCCCCGTTAAAAGCCCCTGCAACCCCAGCCAAAGGCCCCGCACAGGCCCCGCAGGCATAG
- the Cpne1 gene encoding copine-1 isoform X1: MAVVIRLQGLPIVAGTMDIRHFFSGLTIPDGGVHIVGGELGEAFIVFATDEDARLGMMRTGGTIKGSKVTLLLSSKTEMQNMIELSRRRFETANLDIPPANASRSGPPPSSGMSSRVNLPATVPNFNNPSPSVVTATTSVHESNKNIQTFSTASVGTAPPTMGTSFGSPTFSSTIPSTASPMNTVPPPPIPPIPAMPSLPPLPSIPPIPVPPPVPTLPPVPPVPPIPPVPTVPPMTTLPPMSGMPPLNPPPVAPLPAGMNGSGTPMGLNNNLNPVFLGPLNTVNPIQMNSQSSVKSLPINPDDLYVSVHGMPFSAMENDVREFFHGLRVDAVHLLKDHVGRNNGNGLVKFLSPQDTFEALKRNRMLMIQRYVEVSPATERQWVAAGGHITFKQSMGPSGQAHPPPQTLPRSKSPSGQKRSRSRSPHEAGFCVYLKGLPFEAENKHVIDFFKKLDIVEDSIYIAYGPNGKATGEGFVEFRNDADYKAALCRHKQYMGNRFIQVHPITKKGMLEKIDMIRKRLQNLSYEQREMVLNPEGDVSSAKVCAHITNIPFSITKMDVLQFLEGIPVDENAVHVLVDNNGQGLGQALVQFKTEDDAHKSEHLHRKKLNGREAFVHIVTLEDMREIEKNPPAQGKKGLKIPVPGNPAVPVIPNAGMPTAGIPTAGIPSAGIPGAGIPSAGMPGSGMPSAGMPGSGMPGAGIPGPGIPGPGIPGAGIPGAGIPGPAMPGPAMPGPAMPGPAMPGPAMPGPAMPGPALPGPAIPGPAIPGPAIPGAGIPSAGGEEHVFLTVGSKEANNGPPFNFPGNFGGPNAFGPPLPPPGLGGAFGDVRPVMPSVGNSGLPGLGLEVPGFGGAPNNISGPAGFGGIPQNFGNGPGSLNAPPGFGSGPPGLGSVPGHLSGPPAFGPGPGPGPIHIGGPPGFGASSGKPGPTIIKVQNMPFTVSIDEILDFFYGYQVIPGSVCLKYNEKGMPTGEAMVAFESRDEATAAVIDLNDRPIGSRKVKLVLG; this comes from the coding sequence ATGGCTGTGGTCATCCGTTTGCAAGGTCTCCCAATTGTGGCGGGGACCATGGACATTCGCCACTTCTTCTCTGGATTGACCATCCCCGATGGGGGCGTGCATATTGTAGGGGGTGAACTGGGTGAGGCTTTCATCGTTTTTGCCACTGATGAAGATGCAAGGCTTGGTATGATGCGCACAGGTGGTACAATTAAAGGGTCAAAAGTAACACTGTTATTGAGTAGTAAAACAGAAATGCAGAATATGATTGAACTGAGTCGTAGGCGTTTTGAAACTGCCAACTTAGATATTCCACCAGCAAATGCTAGTAGATCAGGACCGCCACCTAGCTCAGGGATGAGCAGCAGGGTAAACTTGCCAGCAACAGTACCCAACTTTAATAATCCTTCGCCAAGTGTAGTAACTGCTACTACTTCTGTTCATGAGAGCAACAAAAACATACAGACATTTTCCACAGCCAGCGTAGGAACTGCTCCTCCAACTATGGGGACTTCTTTTGGGAGTCCAACATTCAGCTCAACCATTCCGAGTACAGCTTCTCCAATGAACACAGTCCCACCACCACCAATTCCTCCAATCCCAGCGATGCCATCTTTGCCACCGCTGCCATCAATTCCCCCAATACCAGTTCCTCCTCCGGTACCAACATTGCCTCCTGTGCCACCTGTTCCTCCCATTCCCCCAGTCCCTACTGTGCCACCTATGACCACATTGCCTCCTATGTCAGGCATGCCACCCTTGAATCCACCACCTGTGGCACCTCTACCTGCTGGAATGAATGGCTCTGGAACACCTATGGGTCTGAACAATAATCTGAACCCTGTGTTTTTGGGTCCATTAAATACTGTTAACCCTATACAGATGAATTCTCAAAGCAGCGTGAAGTCTCTTCCCATCAACCCTGACGATCTGTACGTGAGTGTGCATGGAATGCCCTTTTCTGCAATGGAAAATGATGTCAGAGAGTTTTTCCATGGGCTCCGAGTTGATGCAGTGCATTTGTTAAAAGATCATGTAGGTCGGAATAATGGGAATGGATTGGTTAAGTTTCTCTCCCCTCAAGATACATTTGAAGCTTTGAAACGGAACAGAATGCTGATGATTCAACGCTATGTGGAAGTCAGTCCTGCCACAGAGAGACAGTGGGTAGCTGCTGGAGGTCATATCACTTTTAAGCAAAGTATGGGGCCTTCTGGACAAGCCCACCCTCCTCCGCAGACACTTCCAAGGTCAAAATCGCCCAGTGGGCAGAAAAGGTCAAGATCAAGATCACCACATGAGGCTGGTTTTTGTGTTTACTTAAAAGGGCTACCATTTGAAGCGGAAAACAAAcatgtcattgatttttttaagaagTTGGATATTGTGGAAGATAGTATTTATATAGCTTATGGACCCAATGGGAAAGCAACTGGTGAAGGCTTTGTAGAATTCAGGAATGATGCTGACTATAAGGCTGCTCTCTGTCGTCATAAACAATACATGGGCAATCGCTTTATTCAAGTTCATCCAATAACTAAGAAAGGTATGCTAGAAAAGATAGATATGATTCGAAAACGACTTCAGAACTTGAGCTACGAGCAGAGGGAAATGGTGTTAAATCCAGAGGGGGACGTCAGTTCTGCCAAAGTCTGTGCCCATATCACAAACATTCCATTTAGCATTACCAAGATGGATGTTCTTCAGTTCCTAGAAGGAATCCCAGTGGATGAGAATGCTGTACATGTTCTTGTTGATAACAATGGGCAGGGTTTAGGACAAGCATTGGTTCAGTTTAAAACTGAAGATGATGCACATAAATCTGAACACTTACACCGTAAAAAGCTGAATGGGAGAGAAGCTTTTGTTCATATAGTTACCCTAGAAGATatgagagagattgagaaaaatCCCCCAGCCCAAGGAAAAAAGGGCCTAAAGATACCTGTTCCAGGTAATCCTGCAGTACCAGTGATACCTAATGCAGGGATGCCCACTGCTGGAATTCCCACTGCCGGAATACCCAGTGCTGGAATACCAGGTGCTGGAATACCCAGTGCTGGGATGCCGGGCTCTGGGATGCCTAGTGCTGGGATGCCAGGCTCTGGAATGCCCGGTGCTGGAATACCCGGTCCTGGAATACCTGGTCCTGGAATACCAGGTGCCGGAATACCTGGTGCCGGAATACCTGGTCCTGCAATGCCTGGTCCCGCAATGCCTGGACCCGCAATGCCTGGTCCCGCAATGCCTGGTCCCGCAATGCCTGGTCCCGCAATGCCTGGTCCCGCATTACCTGGTCCAGCAATACCTGGTCCAGCAATACCTGGTCCAGCAATACCTGGTGCTGGCATCCCCAGTGCAGGAGGAGAAGAGCATGTCTTCCTGACTGTAGGATCAAAGGAGGCCAATAATGGGCCACCATTTAACTTCCCTGGTAATTTTGGTGGGCCCAATGCCTTTGGGCCACCACTCCCTCCTCCAGGATTAGGGGGTGCCTTTGGTGATGTTAGGCCTGTTATGCCTTCGGTTGGAAATAGTGGTTTGCCTGGCCTAGGACTGGAAGTTCCAGGTTTTGGAGGTGCACCAAATAATATAAGTGGTCCAGCAGGATTTGGGGGGATCCCTCAGAACTTTGGAAATGGCCCAGGTAGTTTAAATGCTCCTCCTGGTTTTGGAAGTGGACCCCCTGGTCTTGGAAGTGTTCCTGGGCATTTGAGTGGGCCTCCAGCCtttgggcctgggcctgggcctggcccGATCCATATTGGAGGTCCCCCTGGCTTTGGAGCTAGCTCTGGAAAACCAGGACCTACAATAATTAAGGTGCAGAACATGCCTTTTACTGTATCTATTGATgaaattttagatttcttttatggTTATCAAGTAATTCCAGGTTCAGTATgtttaaaatacaatgaaaaaggTATGCCTACTGGTGAAGCCATGGTGGCTTTTGAATCTCGGGATGAAGCCACAGCTGCTGTCATTGACTTAAATGATAGGCCTATAGGTTCAAGAAAGGTAAAACTCGTTTTAGGGTAG